In the Gorilla gorilla gorilla isolate KB3781 chromosome 10, NHGRI_mGorGor1-v2.1_pri, whole genome shotgun sequence genome, one interval contains:
- the ZNF641 gene encoding zinc finger protein 641 isoform X7, with the protein MLSEQTAALGTGWESMNVQLDGAEPQVERGSQEERPWRTVPGPLEHLCCDLEEEPQSLQEKAQSAPWVPAIPQEGNTGDWEMAAALLAAGSQGLVTIKDVSLCFSQEEWRSLDPSQTDFYGEYVMQENCGIVVSLRFPIPKLDMLSQLEGGEEQWVPDPQDLEERDILRVTYTGLLHFSLHSCSLLLTRKTTTEREKISRRIF; encoded by the exons ATGCTTTCAGAACAGACAGCAGCTCTGGGGACAGGATGGGAATCAATGAATGTACAGCTGGATGGAGCAGAGCCCCAGGTGGAAAGGGGAAGCCAGGAAGAGCGGCCATGGAGAACAGTACCAGGACCTCTGGAGCACCTGTGCTGTGACCTTGAAGAGGAGCCACAGTCCCTTCAGGAGAAGG CTCAGTCTGCTCCCTGGGTTCCTGCAATTCCCCAGGAGGGGAACACTGGAGACTGGGAGATGGCAGCTGCACTTCTTGCGGCTGGATCACAG GGCCTGGTAACCATCAAGGATGTGTCACTGTGCTTCTCTCAGGAGGAGTGGCGGAGCCTGGACCCCTCTCAGACAGACTTTTATGGAGAATATGTCATGCAGGAAAACTGTGGGATAGTAGTCTCTCTGA GATTTCCAATTCCCAAACTGGACATGCTTTCTCAactagaaggaggagaagaacaatgggtccctgacccccaggaCTTAGAGGAGAGGGACATTCTGAGGGTCACATATACAG GTCTTCTTCACTTTTCCCTCCAttcctgctctttgctcctgACAAGAAAGACTACCACAGAACGGGAGAAGATAAGTCGCAGAATCTTCTGA
- the ZNF641 gene encoding zinc finger protein 641 isoform X2, producing MQAEDRSQFGSAAEMLSEQTAALGTGWESMNVQLDGAEPQVERGSQEERPWRTVPGPLEHLCCDLEEEPQSLQEKAQSAPWVPAIPQEGNTGDWEMAAALLAAGSQVSSASLGVSCGPITAAFVLLSHQPIDELAHMIINGFPIPKLDMLSQLEGGEEQWVPDPQDLEERDILRVTYTGDGSEHEGDTPELEAEPPRMLSSVSEDTVLWNPEHDESWDSMPRSSRGMLLGPPFLQEDSFSNLLCSTEMDSLLRPHTCPQCGKQFVWGSHLARHQQTHTGERPYSCLKCEKSFGRRHHLIRHQKTHLHDKPSRCSECGKNFRCNSHLASHQRVHAEGKSCKGQEVGESPGTRKRQRAPPVPKCHVCTECGKSFGRRHHLVRHWLTHTGEKPFQCPRCEKSFGRKHHLDRHLLTHQGQSPRNSWDRGTSVF from the exons ATGCAAGCTGAGGACAG GTCACAATTTGGGTCTGCAGCAGAAATGCTTTCAGAACAGACAGCAGCTCTGGGGACAGGATGGGAATCAATGAATGTACAGCTGGATGGAGCAGAGCCCCAGGTGGAAAGGGGAAGCCAGGAAGAGCGGCCATGGAGAACAGTACCAGGACCTCTGGAGCACCTGTGCTGTGACCTTGAAGAGGAGCCACAGTCCCTTCAGGAGAAGG CTCAGTCTGCTCCCTGGGTTCCTGCAATTCCCCAGGAGGGGAACACTGGAGACTGGGAGATGGCAGCTGCACTTCTTGCGGCTGGATCACAGGTGAGCTCTGCTTCCCTTGGCGTCTCCTGTGGTCCCATCACTGCTGCCTTTGTATTGCTTTCGCATCAGCCCATTGATGAGTTGGCTCACATGATCATCAATG GATTTCCAATTCCCAAACTGGACATGCTTTCTCAactagaaggaggagaagaacaatgggtccctgacccccaggaCTTAGAGGAGAGGGACATTCTGAGGGTCACATATACAG GAGATGGAAGTGAACATGAGGGGGATACCCCTGAACTAGAAGCAGAACCTCCCAGAATGTTATCCAGCGTGTCTGAAGATACTGTTCTCTGGAACCCGGAGCATGATGAGAGCTGGGATTCCATGCCCAGGAGCTCCAGAGGAATGCTCCTGGGGCCCCCTTTTCTTCAGGAAGATAGTTTCTCAAACCTGCTGTGTAGCACAGAGATGGATTCCCTGTTAAGACCCCACACATGCCCCCAGTGTGGGAAACAGTTTGTATGGGGCTCCCACCTTGCCAGGCATCAACAAACACACACTGGGGAGAGACCCTACAGCTGCCTCAAGTGTGAGAAGAGCTTTGGGCGAAGACATCACCTCATCAGGCACCAGAAAACCCACCTACATGACAAGCCCAGCAGGTGCTCTGAGTGTGGTAAGAATTTCCGATGCAACTCCCATCTGGCCAGCCACCAGAGAGTGCATGCAGAAGGCAAATCCTGCAAAGGCCAAGAGGTTGGAGAGAGCCCTGGCACAAGGAAACGGCAGCGTGCCCCACCAGTGCCAAAGTGTCACGTGTGCACTGAATGTGGGAAGAGCTTTGGCCGAAGGCACCACCTTGTGAGACACTGGTTGACCCACACTGGGGAGAAGCCCTTCCAGTGCCCTCGCTGTGAGAAGAGCTTTGGCCGAAAACATCACCTGGACAGGCACCTGCTCACCCACCAGGGACAAAGTCCCCGGAACAGCTGGGACAGAGGAACATCTGTCTTTTGA
- the ZNF641 gene encoding zinc finger protein 641 isoform X6: MQAEDRSQFGSAAEMLSEQTAALGTGWESMNVQLDGAEPQVERGSQEERPWRTVPGPLEHLCCDLEEEPQSLQEKAQSAPWVPAIPQEGNTGDWEMAAALLAAGSQGLVTIKDVSLCFSQEEWRSLDPSQTDFYGEYVMQENCGIVVSLRFPIPKLDMLSQLEGGEEQWVPDPQDLEERDILRVTYTGLLHFSLHSCSLLLTRKTTTEREKISRRIF, translated from the exons ATGCAAGCTGAGGACAG GTCACAATTTGGGTCTGCAGCAGAAATGCTTTCAGAACAGACAGCAGCTCTGGGGACAGGATGGGAATCAATGAATGTACAGCTGGATGGAGCAGAGCCCCAGGTGGAAAGGGGAAGCCAGGAAGAGCGGCCATGGAGAACAGTACCAGGACCTCTGGAGCACCTGTGCTGTGACCTTGAAGAGGAGCCACAGTCCCTTCAGGAGAAGG CTCAGTCTGCTCCCTGGGTTCCTGCAATTCCCCAGGAGGGGAACACTGGAGACTGGGAGATGGCAGCTGCACTTCTTGCGGCTGGATCACAG GGCCTGGTAACCATCAAGGATGTGTCACTGTGCTTCTCTCAGGAGGAGTGGCGGAGCCTGGACCCCTCTCAGACAGACTTTTATGGAGAATATGTCATGCAGGAAAACTGTGGGATAGTAGTCTCTCTGA GATTTCCAATTCCCAAACTGGACATGCTTTCTCAactagaaggaggagaagaacaatgggtccctgacccccaggaCTTAGAGGAGAGGGACATTCTGAGGGTCACATATACAG GTCTTCTTCACTTTTCCCTCCAttcctgctctttgctcctgACAAGAAAGACTACCACAGAACGGGAGAAGATAAGTCGCAGAATCTTCTGA
- the ZNF641 gene encoding zinc finger protein 641 isoform X1, translating to MQAEDRSQFGSAAEMLSEQTAALGTGWESMNVQLDGAEPQVERGSQEERPWRTVPGPLEHLCCDLEEEPQSLQEKAQSAPWVPAIPQEGNTGDWEMAAALLAAGSQGLVTIKDVSLCFSQEEWRSLDPSQTDFYGEYVMQENCGIVVSLRFPIPKLDMLSQLEGGEEQWVPDPQDLEERDILRVTYTGDGSEHEGDTPELEAEPPRMLSSVSEDTVLWNPEHDESWDSMPRSSRGMLLGPPFLQEDSFSNLLCSTEMDSLLRPHTCPQCGKQFVWGSHLARHQQTHTGERPYSCLKCEKSFGRRHHLIRHQKTHLHDKPSRCSECGKNFRCNSHLASHQRVHAEGKSCKGQEVGESPGTRKRQRAPPVPKCHVCTECGKSFGRRHHLVRHWLTHTGEKPFQCPRCEKSFGRKHHLDRHLLTHQGQSPRNSWDRGTSVF from the exons ATGCAAGCTGAGGACAG GTCACAATTTGGGTCTGCAGCAGAAATGCTTTCAGAACAGACAGCAGCTCTGGGGACAGGATGGGAATCAATGAATGTACAGCTGGATGGAGCAGAGCCCCAGGTGGAAAGGGGAAGCCAGGAAGAGCGGCCATGGAGAACAGTACCAGGACCTCTGGAGCACCTGTGCTGTGACCTTGAAGAGGAGCCACAGTCCCTTCAGGAGAAGG CTCAGTCTGCTCCCTGGGTTCCTGCAATTCCCCAGGAGGGGAACACTGGAGACTGGGAGATGGCAGCTGCACTTCTTGCGGCTGGATCACAG GGCCTGGTAACCATCAAGGATGTGTCACTGTGCTTCTCTCAGGAGGAGTGGCGGAGCCTGGACCCCTCTCAGACAGACTTTTATGGAGAATATGTCATGCAGGAAAACTGTGGGATAGTAGTCTCTCTGA GATTTCCAATTCCCAAACTGGACATGCTTTCTCAactagaaggaggagaagaacaatgggtccctgacccccaggaCTTAGAGGAGAGGGACATTCTGAGGGTCACATATACAG GAGATGGAAGTGAACATGAGGGGGATACCCCTGAACTAGAAGCAGAACCTCCCAGAATGTTATCCAGCGTGTCTGAAGATACTGTTCTCTGGAACCCGGAGCATGATGAGAGCTGGGATTCCATGCCCAGGAGCTCCAGAGGAATGCTCCTGGGGCCCCCTTTTCTTCAGGAAGATAGTTTCTCAAACCTGCTGTGTAGCACAGAGATGGATTCCCTGTTAAGACCCCACACATGCCCCCAGTGTGGGAAACAGTTTGTATGGGGCTCCCACCTTGCCAGGCATCAACAAACACACACTGGGGAGAGACCCTACAGCTGCCTCAAGTGTGAGAAGAGCTTTGGGCGAAGACATCACCTCATCAGGCACCAGAAAACCCACCTACATGACAAGCCCAGCAGGTGCTCTGAGTGTGGTAAGAATTTCCGATGCAACTCCCATCTGGCCAGCCACCAGAGAGTGCATGCAGAAGGCAAATCCTGCAAAGGCCAAGAGGTTGGAGAGAGCCCTGGCACAAGGAAACGGCAGCGTGCCCCACCAGTGCCAAAGTGTCACGTGTGCACTGAATGTGGGAAGAGCTTTGGCCGAAGGCACCACCTTGTGAGACACTGGTTGACCCACACTGGGGAGAAGCCCTTCCAGTGCCCTCGCTGTGAGAAGAGCTTTGGCCGAAAACATCACCTGGACAGGCACCTGCTCACCCACCAGGGACAAAGTCCCCGGAACAGCTGGGACAGAGGAACATCTGTCTTTTGA
- the ZNF641 gene encoding zinc finger protein 641 isoform X4 has product MLSEQTAALGTGWESMNVQLDGAEPQVERGSQEERPWRTVPGPLEHLCCDLEEEPQSLQEKAQSAPWVPAIPQEGNTGDWEMAAALLAAGSQVSSASLGVSCGPITAAFVLLSHQPIDELAHMIINGFPIPKLDMLSQLEGGEEQWVPDPQDLEERDILRVTYTGDGSEHEGDTPELEAEPPRMLSSVSEDTVLWNPEHDESWDSMPRSSRGMLLGPPFLQEDSFSNLLCSTEMDSLLRPHTCPQCGKQFVWGSHLARHQQTHTGERPYSCLKCEKSFGRRHHLIRHQKTHLHDKPSRCSECGKNFRCNSHLASHQRVHAEGKSCKGQEVGESPGTRKRQRAPPVPKCHVCTECGKSFGRRHHLVRHWLTHTGEKPFQCPRCEKSFGRKHHLDRHLLTHQGQSPRNSWDRGTSVF; this is encoded by the exons ATGCTTTCAGAACAGACAGCAGCTCTGGGGACAGGATGGGAATCAATGAATGTACAGCTGGATGGAGCAGAGCCCCAGGTGGAAAGGGGAAGCCAGGAAGAGCGGCCATGGAGAACAGTACCAGGACCTCTGGAGCACCTGTGCTGTGACCTTGAAGAGGAGCCACAGTCCCTTCAGGAGAAGG CTCAGTCTGCTCCCTGGGTTCCTGCAATTCCCCAGGAGGGGAACACTGGAGACTGGGAGATGGCAGCTGCACTTCTTGCGGCTGGATCACAGGTGAGCTCTGCTTCCCTTGGCGTCTCCTGTGGTCCCATCACTGCTGCCTTTGTATTGCTTTCGCATCAGCCCATTGATGAGTTGGCTCACATGATCATCAATG GATTTCCAATTCCCAAACTGGACATGCTTTCTCAactagaaggaggagaagaacaatgggtccctgacccccaggaCTTAGAGGAGAGGGACATTCTGAGGGTCACATATACAG GAGATGGAAGTGAACATGAGGGGGATACCCCTGAACTAGAAGCAGAACCTCCCAGAATGTTATCCAGCGTGTCTGAAGATACTGTTCTCTGGAACCCGGAGCATGATGAGAGCTGGGATTCCATGCCCAGGAGCTCCAGAGGAATGCTCCTGGGGCCCCCTTTTCTTCAGGAAGATAGTTTCTCAAACCTGCTGTGTAGCACAGAGATGGATTCCCTGTTAAGACCCCACACATGCCCCCAGTGTGGGAAACAGTTTGTATGGGGCTCCCACCTTGCCAGGCATCAACAAACACACACTGGGGAGAGACCCTACAGCTGCCTCAAGTGTGAGAAGAGCTTTGGGCGAAGACATCACCTCATCAGGCACCAGAAAACCCACCTACATGACAAGCCCAGCAGGTGCTCTGAGTGTGGTAAGAATTTCCGATGCAACTCCCATCTGGCCAGCCACCAGAGAGTGCATGCAGAAGGCAAATCCTGCAAAGGCCAAGAGGTTGGAGAGAGCCCTGGCACAAGGAAACGGCAGCGTGCCCCACCAGTGCCAAAGTGTCACGTGTGCACTGAATGTGGGAAGAGCTTTGGCCGAAGGCACCACCTTGTGAGACACTGGTTGACCCACACTGGGGAGAAGCCCTTCCAGTGCCCTCGCTGTGAGAAGAGCTTTGGCCGAAAACATCACCTGGACAGGCACCTGCTCACCCACCAGGGACAAAGTCCCCGGAACAGCTGGGACAGAGGAACATCTGTCTTTTGA
- the ZNF641 gene encoding zinc finger protein 641 isoform X3 — protein MLSEQTAALGTGWESMNVQLDGAEPQVERGSQEERPWRTVPGPLEHLCCDLEEEPQSLQEKAQSAPWVPAIPQEGNTGDWEMAAALLAAGSQGLVTIKDVSLCFSQEEWRSLDPSQTDFYGEYVMQENCGIVVSLRFPIPKLDMLSQLEGGEEQWVPDPQDLEERDILRVTYTGDGSEHEGDTPELEAEPPRMLSSVSEDTVLWNPEHDESWDSMPRSSRGMLLGPPFLQEDSFSNLLCSTEMDSLLRPHTCPQCGKQFVWGSHLARHQQTHTGERPYSCLKCEKSFGRRHHLIRHQKTHLHDKPSRCSECGKNFRCNSHLASHQRVHAEGKSCKGQEVGESPGTRKRQRAPPVPKCHVCTECGKSFGRRHHLVRHWLTHTGEKPFQCPRCEKSFGRKHHLDRHLLTHQGQSPRNSWDRGTSVF, from the exons ATGCTTTCAGAACAGACAGCAGCTCTGGGGACAGGATGGGAATCAATGAATGTACAGCTGGATGGAGCAGAGCCCCAGGTGGAAAGGGGAAGCCAGGAAGAGCGGCCATGGAGAACAGTACCAGGACCTCTGGAGCACCTGTGCTGTGACCTTGAAGAGGAGCCACAGTCCCTTCAGGAGAAGG CTCAGTCTGCTCCCTGGGTTCCTGCAATTCCCCAGGAGGGGAACACTGGAGACTGGGAGATGGCAGCTGCACTTCTTGCGGCTGGATCACAG GGCCTGGTAACCATCAAGGATGTGTCACTGTGCTTCTCTCAGGAGGAGTGGCGGAGCCTGGACCCCTCTCAGACAGACTTTTATGGAGAATATGTCATGCAGGAAAACTGTGGGATAGTAGTCTCTCTGA GATTTCCAATTCCCAAACTGGACATGCTTTCTCAactagaaggaggagaagaacaatgggtccctgacccccaggaCTTAGAGGAGAGGGACATTCTGAGGGTCACATATACAG GAGATGGAAGTGAACATGAGGGGGATACCCCTGAACTAGAAGCAGAACCTCCCAGAATGTTATCCAGCGTGTCTGAAGATACTGTTCTCTGGAACCCGGAGCATGATGAGAGCTGGGATTCCATGCCCAGGAGCTCCAGAGGAATGCTCCTGGGGCCCCCTTTTCTTCAGGAAGATAGTTTCTCAAACCTGCTGTGTAGCACAGAGATGGATTCCCTGTTAAGACCCCACACATGCCCCCAGTGTGGGAAACAGTTTGTATGGGGCTCCCACCTTGCCAGGCATCAACAAACACACACTGGGGAGAGACCCTACAGCTGCCTCAAGTGTGAGAAGAGCTTTGGGCGAAGACATCACCTCATCAGGCACCAGAAAACCCACCTACATGACAAGCCCAGCAGGTGCTCTGAGTGTGGTAAGAATTTCCGATGCAACTCCCATCTGGCCAGCCACCAGAGAGTGCATGCAGAAGGCAAATCCTGCAAAGGCCAAGAGGTTGGAGAGAGCCCTGGCACAAGGAAACGGCAGCGTGCCCCACCAGTGCCAAAGTGTCACGTGTGCACTGAATGTGGGAAGAGCTTTGGCCGAAGGCACCACCTTGTGAGACACTGGTTGACCCACACTGGGGAGAAGCCCTTCCAGTGCCCTCGCTGTGAGAAGAGCTTTGGCCGAAAACATCACCTGGACAGGCACCTGCTCACCCACCAGGGACAAAGTCCCCGGAACAGCTGGGACAGAGGAACATCTGTCTTTTGA
- the ZNF641 gene encoding zinc finger protein 641 isoform X5, with protein sequence MLSQLEGGEEQWVPDPQDLEERDILRVTYTGDGSEHEGDTPELEAEPPRMLSSVSEDTVLWNPEHDESWDSMPRSSRGMLLGPPFLQEDSFSNLLCSTEMDSLLRPHTCPQCGKQFVWGSHLARHQQTHTGERPYSCLKCEKSFGRRHHLIRHQKTHLHDKPSRCSECGKNFRCNSHLASHQRVHAEGKSCKGQEVGESPGTRKRQRAPPVPKCHVCTECGKSFGRRHHLVRHWLTHTGEKPFQCPRCEKSFGRKHHLDRHLLTHQGQSPRNSWDRGTSVF encoded by the exons ATGCTTTCTCAactagaaggaggagaagaacaatgggtccctgacccccaggaCTTAGAGGAGAGGGACATTCTGAGGGTCACATATACAG GAGATGGAAGTGAACATGAGGGGGATACCCCTGAACTAGAAGCAGAACCTCCCAGAATGTTATCCAGCGTGTCTGAAGATACTGTTCTCTGGAACCCGGAGCATGATGAGAGCTGGGATTCCATGCCCAGGAGCTCCAGAGGAATGCTCCTGGGGCCCCCTTTTCTTCAGGAAGATAGTTTCTCAAACCTGCTGTGTAGCACAGAGATGGATTCCCTGTTAAGACCCCACACATGCCCCCAGTGTGGGAAACAGTTTGTATGGGGCTCCCACCTTGCCAGGCATCAACAAACACACACTGGGGAGAGACCCTACAGCTGCCTCAAGTGTGAGAAGAGCTTTGGGCGAAGACATCACCTCATCAGGCACCAGAAAACCCACCTACATGACAAGCCCAGCAGGTGCTCTGAGTGTGGTAAGAATTTCCGATGCAACTCCCATCTGGCCAGCCACCAGAGAGTGCATGCAGAAGGCAAATCCTGCAAAGGCCAAGAGGTTGGAGAGAGCCCTGGCACAAGGAAACGGCAGCGTGCCCCACCAGTGCCAAAGTGTCACGTGTGCACTGAATGTGGGAAGAGCTTTGGCCGAAGGCACCACCTTGTGAGACACTGGTTGACCCACACTGGGGAGAAGCCCTTCCAGTGCCCTCGCTGTGAGAAGAGCTTTGGCCGAAAACATCACCTGGACAGGCACCTGCTCACCCACCAGGGACAAAGTCCCCGGAACAGCTGGGACAGAGGAACATCTGTCTTTTGA